In Stomatohabitans albus, one genomic interval encodes:
- a CDS encoding bifunctional 5,10-methylenetetrahydrofolate dehydrogenase/5,10-methenyltetrahydrofolate cyclohydrolase, translating to MSAIIMDGTAVANKIKADVRRDVAALGRPIGLAAILVGDDPASQVYVRAKERDCESVGMINHGLKLPAETTQEELHAHIDELNANPDVHGIIVQMPLPKHLDSDEAQLHIDPAKDVDGLHPYNQGQLMRSMPGLYPATPTGVLALLREYKVPLYGKEAVIVGRSVLVGRPTTMILGGLGQDMIVTNYHRHGNKLAEFTRRADVVVMAAGKPGLLKADMVKPGAAVIDVGITRGDDGKLHGDADFDRVKEVAGWITPVPGGVGPMTRAMLLANTFAAAVSQLTGAGIEPGFLV from the coding sequence ATGAGTGCGATCATTATGGACGGAACTGCCGTTGCTAACAAGATCAAAGCGGATGTACGCCGCGACGTTGCAGCCCTTGGGCGGCCGATTGGGTTAGCAGCCATTTTGGTCGGCGATGACCCAGCTTCACAGGTGTACGTGCGAGCCAAAGAACGCGATTGTGAATCCGTAGGGATGATAAACCACGGGTTGAAGTTGCCAGCAGAAACAACTCAAGAAGAATTACACGCTCACATTGATGAACTGAACGCCAACCCTGACGTGCACGGAATTATTGTGCAAATGCCATTACCCAAGCATTTGGACTCAGATGAGGCACAACTCCACATCGACCCCGCAAAGGACGTTGATGGATTGCACCCCTATAACCAAGGGCAACTAATGCGTTCAATGCCGGGACTCTATCCGGCAACACCAACGGGGGTATTGGCCTTGTTGCGTGAGTATAAGGTGCCCCTCTATGGCAAAGAAGCGGTGATTGTTGGACGTAGCGTGCTGGTCGGACGCCCAACAACGATGATTCTTGGCGGATTGGGTCAAGACATGATTGTGACGAACTATCACCGGCACGGTAACAAGTTGGCTGAGTTCACCCGCCGTGCTGATGTGGTGGTGATGGCTGCCGGTAAACCAGGATTACTAAAGGCTGACATGGTGAAACCGGGGGCAGCCGTCATTGATGTAGGTATTACGCGGGGTGATGATGGCAAACTCCATGGTGACGCTGATTTTGATCGGGTAAAGGAAGTTGCTGGCTGGATTACACCGGTGCCCGGTGGTGTGGGACCTATGACGCGGGCGATGTTGCTGGCCAATACCTTTGCGGCGGCAGTATCTCAGCTCACCGGAGCCGGGATTGAGCCAGGGTTCTTGGTTTAA